A portion of the Scleropages formosus chromosome 13, fSclFor1.1, whole genome shotgun sequence genome contains these proteins:
- the fibpa gene encoding fibroblast growth factor (acidic) intracellular binding protein a encodes MSVELDVFVGNTTIMDEEVYQFWLDGYTVSDAVKVRMEGGVLEECEASAEVLQSDTMDQYRTFQMCERLLHTPAKLANQLLFQIPPHRQAMLIERYYAFDSAFVREVLGKKLSKGTKKDLDDVSLKTGITLKSCRRQFDNFKRVFKVVEELKGPLVENIQTHFLLSDKLARDYAAIVFFANNRFETGKRKLQYLSFQDFAFCAGQLISNWTVGAVDNMVEDMDVDLDKEFLQDLKDLKILITDKDLLDQHKSLVCTALRGKTKVYSEMEANFKNLSRGLINIAAKLTNTKDVRDLFIDLVEKFIEPCRSDRWTAADMKLFLIHYTNSAHILDTFKHQVTWDRYMGVIKSCILKMYHD; translated from the exons ATGTCTGTGGAGCTGGATGTGTTTGTGGGGAACACCACCATCATGGACGAGGAGGTCTATCAGTTTTGGTTGGATGGCTACACTG tgaGTGATGCGGTGAAGGTGCGGATGGAGGGTGGCGTGCTGGAGGAGTGTGAAGCCAGCGCCGAGGTCCTGCAGAGCGACACAATGGACCAGTACCGCACCTTCCAGATGTGCGAGCGGCTGCTGCATACCCCCGCCAAGCTGGCCAATCAGCTGCTGTTTCAGATCCCTCCCCATCGGCAGGCCATGCTCATCGAGAG GTACTACGCTTTCGACAGTGCATTTGTGCGGGAGGTCCTTGGGAAGAAGCTGTCTAAAGGAACCAAAAAAGACCTCGATGATGTGAGCCTGAAGACTGGAATCACACTGAAAAGCTGTAGACGTCAG TTTGATAACTTTAAGCGTGTGTTCAAAGTGGTGGAGGAACTCAAGGGCCCCCTAGTGGAGAACATTCAGACACATTTTCTGCTCTCGGACAAGCTAGCCAG GGATTATGCAGCCATTGTGTTCTTTGCAAACAATCGATTTGAGACTGGAAAGAGGAAGCTGCAGTACCTGTCCTTCCAGGACTTTGCCTTCTGTGCTGGGCAGCTCATCAGCAACTGGACTGTAGGAGCAGTAG ATAACATGGTTGAGGATATGGATGTGGATCTGGATAAAGAGTTCCTGCAGGATCTGAAGGATCTGAAGATTTTAATCACTGACAAAGACCTGCTGGATCAACACAAGAG TCTAGTGTGTACAGCACTCAGGGGAAAGACAAAAGTCTATAGTGAGATGGAGGCCAACTTCAAG AACCTTTCTAGAGGCTTGATCAACATTGCTGCaaagctgacaaacacaaaaGATGTCAGAGATCTGTTCATTGACCTTGttgaaaag ttCATTGAACCTTGCCGGTCAGACAGGtggacagctgcagacatgaagcTCTTCCTCATTCACTACACCAATTCCGCACACATTCTCGACACGTTCAA GCATCAGGTGACATGGGACAGATACATGGGCGTCATCAAAAGCTGCATCTTGAAGATGTACCATGACTAG